In the Catenulispora sp. EB89 genome, CGTCGAGGCCGCCGCGATGTACGCCTCGTACTGCCGCTTCGCGATCGTCGCGAGCCCGGGATGGCGGAGCGCGTACTGCGTCAGTTCGTAAGTGACCCGGTGCTCCCCCGGGTTGGCGACCACGTGGCTCCAGTACGTCTCCAGCGCCGAGCGCACCTTGTCCTCGGCGCTGCCGTCGCCGACGAGGACCTCGACCGCGAGGTCGAGGGTGTGCGCGGTGATGGTCTCGATGACGTTCTCCAGGAGTTCCTGCTTGGAGCGGAAGCTGTAGTGGAACGTGGCCAGCGCCATGCCGGCCTCCGCGACGATCGACCGCGTGGTGGCCTTGGCCACGCCGTCGCGCACCATCACCCGGATCGCCGCCTCGACGAGGAGTTCACGGCGTTCGTCGACGGCTATTCGCGGCATGCGGTGATCCATCCCTATGTGCTCGGGCCCCGACCGGCCTCGCCCGGACCGCGAGGCGGTCCGGGCGAGGCCAGGTGGGGTTTCAGTGGTGCTGGTCCTGGTGGTTACAGGGCGTAGACCTGGAACTGGTACAGAGAGTAACCCCAACCGGTGCCGCGTTGGACGCCCTGCATCCGTACATAGCGCGCGGTGGTGGCCGGGAACCGGTCGACTTCCTGGCCGCCGTGGCCGGTGGTCGTGGAGTAGACGGTCTGCCAGTTCTTGCCGTCGGTGGAGACCTCGATGTTGTACGCCTTGCCGTACGCGGCCTCCCAGTTGAGCATCACGCGTCCGACCTGGCGGACCGAGCCGAGGTCCACCTGCAGCCACTCGTTGTCGTCCCAGTTGCTGGCCCAGCGGTTGGCGCCGTTGCCGGTGATCGCGTTGCTCGCCGGATACCCCGACTGGCTGCTGGAGGCGGTCGCGGTGCTC is a window encoding:
- a CDS encoding TetR/AcrR family transcriptional regulator encodes the protein MPRIAVDERRELLVEAAIRVMVRDGVAKATTRSIVAEAGMALATFHYSFRSKQELLENVIETITAHTLDLAVEVLVGDGSAEDKVRSALETYWSHVVANPGEHRVTYELTQYALRHPGLATIAKRQYEAYIAAASTLIESLDVGWKAPTPVIARYLISVMDGMTLLWLNEGDDASCRAALDLAGDHLVSLIDTGV